From the genome of Leptodactylus fuscus isolate aLepFus1 chromosome 1, aLepFus1.hap2, whole genome shotgun sequence, one region includes:
- the LOC142193652 gene encoding T-box protein VegT-like: MDCATTQDTLFLPNTVSATLEDIELWRQFYREGTEMIITKSGRRMFPQCKIKLFGLHPYTKYVVLVDFVPLDNCRYKWSKNQWEAAGKAEPHPPCRTYIHPDSPAPGAHWLKDVVCFQKLKLTNNTLDQHGHIILHSMHRYKPRFHVIQSDDAYNTRWGLLQVFSFPETEFTAVTAYQNEKITKLKIDHNPFAKGFREQERNHKRDDLLKHVSQSPSRGQKRKKWENGSEAGDEDRSKVAHVKAESGEVPTRIYAPWVPDQDGRQNLVPNSPDLTGSPNQEQQVPTPSSSFSYRTPNKRYLKPLAGSLDSCETQGRRLTPDVATVPELDTIQVPTFHSLHPPHDRSSVMNIPIETPARQSLRGAMYSPYGAEQWMVSTQGQYRPMSYSYPTDLSTQGATAHTHNSMSDWSQYSLFPYTCW; the protein is encoded by the exons ATGGACTGTGCCACCACCCAAGACACCTTGTTCCTTCCCAACACTGTCAGTGCCACGCTGGAGGACATAGAGCTATGGAGACAATTCTATCGGGAAGGGACTGAGATGATCATCACCAAATCTGGACG GAGAATGTTTCCACAGTGCAAGATTAAACTTTTTGGGCTGCACCCTTACACTAAATATGTGGTGTTGGTAGACTTTGTCCCCCTGGACAACTGCAGATACAAG TGGAGCAAGAATCAGTGGGAGGCTGCAGGAAAAGCAGAACCACATCCGCCATGCCGGACCTATATCCACCCTGACTCCCCAGCTCCTGGTGCCCACTGGTTGAAGGATGTTGTTTGCTTTCAGAAGCTAAAACTCACCAATAACACACTGGACCAACATGGACAT ATCATCTTGCACTCGATGCACAGATACAAGCCCAGGTTCCATGTTATCCAGTCTGATGATGCGTACAACACCCGCTGGGGGTTACTGCAGGTGTTTAGCTTCCCAGAAACTGAGTTTACTGCAGTCACAGCTTACCAGAATGAGAAG ATCACAAAATTAAAAATTGACCACAATCCATTTGCCAAAGGATTTCGGGAACAAGAGAGGAACCACAAAAG GGATGACCTTTTAAAACACGTGTCACAAAGTCCAAGTAGAGGacaaaaaagaaagaagtggGAAAATGGTTCTGAAGCAGGAGATGAAG ATCGCTCTAAAGTTGCACATGTGAAGGCAGAGTCTGGTGAGGTTCCTACAAGAATATATGCACCATGGGTTCCAGATCAGGATGGAAGACAGAACCTGGTCCCCAACTCTCCAGATTTGACTGGATCTCCAAACCAAGAACAGCAGGTCCCCACGCCTTCATCCAGCTTTTCATACAG AACTCCAAACAAGAGATATCTTAAGCCACTTGCAGGCTCCTTGGATTCGTGTGAAACACAAGGCAGACGTCTTACACCAGATGTTGCGACAGTGCCAGAGCTTGATACTATTCAGGTTCCCACATTCCATTCACTGCATCctccacatgaccgctccagTGTTATGAATATTCCCATTGAAACACCAGCGAGACAAAGTCTGCGTGGAGCCATGTATAGCCCATATGGAGCAGAACAGTGGATGGTTTCCACACAGGGGCAGTATCGCCCCATGAGCTACTCCTACCCGACAGATCTTAGCACACAGGGGGCAACTGCCCACACACACAATAGTATGTCAGACTGGAGCCAGTATTCTCTGTTCCCATATACTTGCTGGTGA